ttttaactaatgtaatttttatttttttattttaattaacgtagtttttatttaatgtaatttggcatattaaattaattaaaaactagTATTTAAAatgaattatatgatttttatgtattttttatttaaatctaattaaaAAATGAGGTGGAGGGGTGTTTTTAGTGGTAGATATCTCATATGTTTAGTGAAGGTTAGTGTTGATGATGTGGCACCTACCATTATAATGGTTAGTGGTAGGTATAACGGATGAGCTAATTGTGTCTTCCAAGGCTCCTAGGCTTGATGAATTTAGCTTCAAGTTCATAAAAAATATTGGGACTTAATGAAGGAAGACATATTCAGATTTGTTAAACATTTCGAACAATAGGGGAAACTTAGTCCTGGGTGTAACTCATCCTTTATTACTCTGGTGCCAAAAGTTAAGGTCCCACTAGTTCTTGGGGACTTCTGGCCGATTAGTCTAATTGGGAGCATGTATAAAATTGTAGCAAAGGCTCTTGCCATCTGGCTTAAAAAGGTTATTGGTCATAACATAGATGAGGTCTAGTCAGCGTTTGTTGAAGGAAGAAATATACATGATGGGCTGCTAATTGTAAACAAATTATGTTCATGggtgaaaaaaacaaaaaagaaactaCTCCTCTTCAAAGTGGATTTCGACAAAGCCTTTGACTCAGTTAAAGGGGAGTTTTTGGATTCTATAATAGAACAAATGGGGTACGGCTTAAAGTGGAGGATGTAGATCAGGGGGTGCCTCGAATCTGCTAGGGACCGGTCCTTGTAAATGGCTCATCCACAACTGAGTTCAATTTCAGGAAGGGGATACGACATGGCGACCCACTCTCACTATTACTCTTTATAATGGTAATGGAAGGGCTATACGTTTCTATGAAGTCGGCGTACGAGAAAGGCATCTTTAAGGGGGTCCGGGTACCACGAGAAGATATGACAATTTCACATCTTTTTTATGCAAATGATGCCTTATTTATTGGCGAATAAAGCAGGTCTAACATACACAATCTAGCACGGATACTGCGATGTTTCCAAATCTCTTCTAGACTCAAAGTTAATTTTTATAAGTCCCATGTGTTTGGAATTGGAGCATGCCCAATGAAGTACAAAGGTGAGTTGTGCCTCTAGGGTGTGAGCCATCGTCACTTCCTTTTATCTATCTAGGAATCCTAGTCGGAGCGAACATGAACCTTAAGCGTCATTGGGCCCAGGTGATTGAACGTTTCTGTTCCAAGCTATCTACATGGAAGGCAAAAACTTTATCCTTCGGTGGAAGGTTGACCCTAGTGAAAGCAGTACTGGGAAACCTTCCAACATTCTTTCTATCACTGTTTGTTGCACCTATCGGGGGTACTAAATACACTGGATGGCATCAGGAGAAAATTCAATTGGGGAGGTGTTGAGGATAGGAAAAAAAATACACCGGGTCGCATGGGATAAAATAATCTCCCCAAAGGATATGGGAGGTTTGGGTGTGGGCTCGATCAAGGCTCTTAACCTCTCTCTATTAACCAAGTGGTGGTGGTGTCTGATAACAAATCCCACGACGATCTAGGCCCATGTTATTAAAGGACTTCATAACCTCATTATCAATCCCTCTAATACTATGTCAAACAAAACCATTGCAGGAGTACAGAACAATATTCCCGGTATTCGGCATGACTTGAGCagtatatgtataaatatggagcATGTGATTACAAAACACATTGAGAGAGAAGATGATACTATGTTTTGGTTGGATCATTGGATTAGCGGCGAACGTCTAAAATCTGCTTTCCTAGGGTTGTATCAATTGGAAAAGAAAAAGAGATGCTTGATTGAAGATAAAATTTGAGATGATGGTCCCTCGTGGGATTCGATCTCACACCCACAATATGATGCCCACTTGGAGAAATTACATAGTATCAAGACATTGATTGGGTCCTTGCAGTTGCAGGCTTCAAATGATGGTTGGAAGTGCGGCATCACAATAGATGGAAAGTTTCAGGTGGCTGCCCTCAGGAAAATAATCGATAAACCTCAAAACCAAGTAATGATGGATCGGGTGAAATGGATTCCTGAGGTTCTTATCAAAGTTATAGGTTTTATCTGTAGAGCAATGCAGAAGCGTATCCCATCATTATGTGCACTTAGAGATAGAGGTTTGGATTTGGATTCGGTGATGTGCAGCTACTGCTTAGCAGATGTGGAAGACTCTGATCACATCTTGCTATCCTGTCTGTTCGCGAGAGCATTCTGGGATTGGGTGCTGAAGTGGTGTGGCATTCCGATGGTACAGGCATCGACAATTGGAGAATTAACTGGGTACTTGGCTGATTTTGTGAAGGATAAGGACCGAAAAAATAACATAGTCGCTATCTGCTACGGGAAGTTATGGTGGATTTGGAAGGTGAGGTGCAAGAGAGTACTTAAAAACATACGTTCGTCTCCAACTATGGTGGCAGATATTATTAAGTCTCAGGTGTGTTCGTATGGATCAAACATAGACAAATGAATTTAATTACAAATAGGTTGATTGGTCCATTTCTCcttttatttgtatgtaaacttttgtttttattcttttgttttcctCCGCTGTCTAGTGACTTGCTAGGCGGGCGGTGGCGGGGGCTTTGAATATATTTTccggttaaaaaaaaaaaacaaaaactaattGTGTCTCGATTGTTATCCGTATCTTGTAGTAACGAAGATAAAGTTCCAAACTTAAGTGAATAATGACTAATCGTTAAAATTAATAACTACGATCGAAAAGTCATGGAAATTAATAGGACTAATATTATAAAAGCTCTAAATTTTTAACGCGTAATTAGAAAAaaccataatattttttttattattgctaTGGCCACAACTTTTTCGCAGAATTATCACTCTAGCCCATTTAACGAGTTTCATGGTTAATTTGGTTAATTTTTTGCAAAATCAGTCCTAAAAGTTCACATTTGGTCCCTGAGGTTTGcaaaaaattacaccacatgattttttaactttatttttcgttttttatactttatttattttcggttttttaataaataaataaataaataaataaatatatatatatatatatatatatatatataatttttattttcttttttgaatatactttatttaatttcattttctaactttatttttcaacaatttgattttcttttacctttttaccttttgtattctattttttagtgtatatatagagtatattagagttttttttttagttttttttcatatttttttcgtattaaattttaatttttttcatctttttatttatttttatttatttttcttacttgtttccaattatttgtttttatttattgatgtaaataaaataattatgtttatatttataatttcggTCCAACGTattttctttttactttttttttctttagtgctattatatttatgttacgcaaaaaataaagataaaaaaagaAATTAACTTGTTTATTGAGAATTAGTGTTTCAATGTGTTATATAACTTGGAAATTAAGTCATATTTCTATATGTGATATCAATAGTTTAAAATCatgataatatttttcaatttgataatagactaaaagaaaataataataataataataataataataataataatcggtctctataaaaatttatattaaattcGAGTTcgtttacttgaatcaaaataaataaaaacattataaaaaccataaataactaaaatagaaaaaaaaatcaaattgttgaaaaataaagttaaaaaatgaaaataaataaagtatataaaaaagaaaataaaaaatgtatatatatttataaacaaacgaaaataaataaagtatacaaaaaacgaaaaataaagttaaaaaatcatGTGATGTAATTTTTTGCAAACCTCATGGACCAAATTTGAACTTTGTAGGACtgaatttgcaaaaaaaaaaaaattaaccaagTTATCCATGAATCTAGTTAAGTGGGCTAGAATGATAATTCTGCAAGAAAGTTGTGGccataacaataataaaaaaaatattatggttTTTTTCAATTACGTGTAAAAAATTCAGTGTTTTTATAATATTAGTCCAAATTAATATAAGAAAAAACAATTAAAAGGTTTTCTATTTATTTAGATAGAGAACATATTTCCCGTCCTTTACAAACCCATTACTAATTTCTAGATGAATGGAATAACTGTAGGTCTGTACCTATTATAATTAATGACTTGGTTTTATGCTTCTTGTTAAAGGGACATGATACTCTTATTTGTTTTGTTatacgttttgataaattttcgGGGCGAACACATTTTGTtgacaaaatttatttattttttcaaaaaaaacataTCTTAATGACATTTTTTTTAACGAATGAGTTACATGGTAAACATCTAAATCAGTTCTGGAAACACTATAAATACATGTTATTTTGCTACAAATTAATTAGCATTCATATTTATTAGAGCAACGAGTTAGTATATATGAGATTGAACACACGACCACTTTATTAAAACCAACCACCTTAATAGACAAATAGACTAGACCAacttgtaattaatattcatATAAGATTCAAATTTATATGTAATACTAAGTTATAACCCATGGAATTTAGGTTGACAAAATAAAACaacattaaaattttaaaagacaTAAATTTTAATGATGAAGAATTCCACTTTAATACAATAACTTATAAAAAACTTACCAAGTATAATTGTGACATGACTATCTACACTGTCATATTAAAATCACAATTTTCATTGGAAAGAATTTCACTTCTTTACTAAAAGACATGAATTAAATGTCTCAAAAGCATATGTATGTCAACACATAAAATAAACTTGATTAGTTTTGCCCGTCTCCGGGTGGTGTTTTTAGTTTGTGAGTCTATCTTTAGTCCTATTCTTTTTGTGGAATGCAACAACTTAAAAACAATTAACTGAACATAATCACATGATGTATATGGGTAAATTAGAAGTGCCAAAGGTGACCCTTAGTTTCGTCGGAACATATATTGAAATACATATCAAATGGCTTCTAGCCTAGCGGTATACGGTGTTGCCCTCCCTCCTTGAGGTCGAAGGTTCAAGTCTCGTGAAAGACATAGGTGGAGATTTAGGAGTAGAATAGATTTGccgtttctatatatatatatatatatatatatatatatatatatatatatatatatatatatatatatatatatatatatatatatatatatatatatatatatatatatatataggttaaaaCTCATGGAACCCACGGGTGTTGATTTTGAattgaatttaaaaattaattatttaataatattatatttcattaattctataacttatgaattttaatattgcattcttaaaaaaaattatttgtaaaTATTTAATTACAAAGTAAATGAAAAGTATTTAATTAGGAATGAAGATTTTTGAAAACTCTTATTTTTGATGCATGATTATTGTTGGACATATGCAGATGATGCATTATGAATGCGTGTAATGAAATTAACATAAAATACAACAATACATAAGTATAAAAAAATACAGTAATATGATGGATTAAGTGTGATAtgctaaaaatgaataaaatatgctaCAAAAAAAGTTGGCTACAAATTTCAAAAAACTTCCTTATAAACAACATTGGAAGTTTTATTTGTGAGTTTTCCATCTTTATCTAAAATTAATAATGTTAATCCCTCTCTGCTCTAAACTCTAGATAAGGCAACATACAATTGTCCATGTGAAAAAACTGGATCTTTCAGAAACAAACCAACCTTTGATAACGATTGTCCTTGACTTTTATTAATAGTCATTGCAAAACATACGGCCAAATGAAACTGTCTTCTTGTGAATTTGAAGGGAATCTTTTTTTCTGATGGAGTTAAAGAcattcttggaataaaagtctgaTTTCCAATATTAGTTCCAGTTATTATACGTGCCTCAATAACACGTTTGCCCAATGATAACACCTGTAGTCTTGTGCCATTACATAAGCCGTTTTTCTGATCAATATTTCTCAGTAACATTACTGGAACaccaatttttaaaactaacttaTGATTTGGTAAACCGGATACTTTGAGACCATTTAATACATCAGGAGAGTATAAATTTGAATCAAATTGATCATGGAGATATTCGGATTCACATATGCTGTATGAACTTAAATATTCAATTTCATCTCCTGGAAACTTCTTAAGCAGACGGTCGTTTATTTCCTGAACAACTTCATTTTTTAGAGCAAGTATCGCTCTTTCTTGGAAATAATTTATATCACTATAGTTCTCTAAAATTGAAGGATATACAAACTCAATTAAGGAACCTATAGGATCATGTGAATCATTAATCAGAATATCATCCGGAATATCGATAATCGTTTCACCGTCGTTCGGACCACTAAGTTTTCCTTCTCCTATATCCAACAACCAATTTGCAAAATCTCTTATTTTTCCTATATCTGATTGATCCCTTCCAATAGTTAGCCTCATGTTTTTTGTTAATCTATGGACTTTGCAATGTTGCCATAAATATGAAGAACTCAAAGAAGCATTTATAATGTTCTGTCTATTGCCACCCGAAACAACAGGTAGAATCTGTCTAAAATCTCCTCCAAAGACAATAACTTTCCCTCCAAATGGAATATTTGAGATGGTTGAATTTACGCACCTTAATAAATCCTTCAAAGTTCGATCTAAAGCTTCAAATGCATGCTTATGGACCATAGGTGCTTCATCCCAAATTATTAAAGAGGTTTTTATTATTAAGCTTGCCAACTCACCGTCTGGATTTATGTCACAAAAAGAATCCTCTGTAAGCTCAAATGGAATTATAAATCGAGAGTGTGTTGTTCTACCACCGGGCAATAATAAGGAAGCAATACCGCTTGAAGCAACATTTAATACAATATTTCCTTCAGATCTAATTGTTGCAGATATTGTTTTCGATAAAAAAGTTTTACCCGTTCCACCATAACCGTAAACAAAGAAGACACATCCTTTATTTTCTTGAATAGCACTCATGATGTTTAGGAAAATGTTACGTTGCTCATTTGTTAATGCAAGAAACATACGATCATAGTCATTCTTTATCACGGGAACGTCGTAATCTAGCTCCTCGGTAATAAGCCGATTGTTTGAAGAAGAAACGGATTCAACATCTGGGTATGACatgtttttgaagtttttgagagTAGAGTTGTTTTGAAGTAAAATTTGTTGTATTTCGAACAAAGTTAAGTTCTTAAGTTCATCTACTCCGAGTGACAATTCTGCacgaaaatattaaataattaataaaatatgtcGTCGATATTTAatcattttattaataattatttaatggtttgtgaataataaaaataaattaatttaaaaaaataagaaaaatttttATACCTGCAGACTTAAATCTTTGTCGTTGGCTATATAGAATTCCATCTGTCAAATATTCCCATGTATTTTCCCAAACGACCTCTGGTTTTGGCATATTATTACACATCAACAATGTAGCAAATAAAAAGCGTAGATAAAAACCAGATCCAGAATGACTTGCTTCTTTAATTGCATCAATGTATTCCTTGTCATCATCTAATAGCCCGAGTGCATAACAAGCATCTCTAAAGGAAGAATGTGTTTGACCATTTACCGTGCGAATATCATCAAATGATGTTGGTCCTTTTACTTTATTTAAAAGAATCCTTAAGAAATATGCTTCACCTAGTTTAGGTGAAACAGAATGAATTCTACCGATGGCTTTTCCCACTTTTCTTCTCTTCCAAAACCGACCATTTAATATCCAAACACACTTAGTAGGGAATTCAACATATGTGAGTTTTCGTGCCTCGCTGTCGATTGAATTACACTCCATCCAAGCTGTGAACTTTGAAGCCGCAACAAAAGGTTTGTCAAGAACTTCATCAATATCATCGTCTTCGCTGCTGTTGATTAGGAATATGAAAAGGTAGTCTGACAACAGAAGGATATCTGCAATGAACATCATATCTAAAAATTCGCCATGATGCTTCACATGCTGATAAATATCTACAATCGTAATATTGAGCTATTTCATCGACCGCATCATTATTTTCACATTCATTAGTAGTTGGTACAACAGCAACTGTAGCTCTATCAGGACCCTTGTTTATGTATTTAAACAAATACTTTATGGAAGATCCCTGATTGCACCATTCAATATTAATATGTGCCTAATATCTTTTCAATAGATATTTGTTGTATGGAACAACATTTCTATTATCCAACCTTACACGTGATTTTTCTACAAAATGACCATCGTTTCTTCGCCTATATAACGGAAAACCATTCTGATCAACAAACGAATGATTACTGAATTGTTTTGGAAAGTTTTTAGAGCACTTTTTATCCACCATGCACGGACAATTGATATTTTCAGCTCCACATGGACCATGAATCATAAACTCATTTACAAGTGAAtacaattcaagatcttcaattctgTCTGGTATCTCTGCTGAAATTATCGGATCGATAAGTTCAACAGTTGGTAGCTTGTTGTCAGAATGCATGAATAGGCATATATGACTATGCGGCAAACCTCTTTTTTGAAATTCAATGGTATAAACATCTGTAAaagaatttggaaaaaaaaaagataatgtgATTAGATattaaaacatatttaaaatataataataagatcaatgttttataaaaaattataaaatatagttttaattaCATGCTTGAACTTTGCCAAAAATTTGTTTCTCCCTTAAGTCTTTAATGAATGCATCAAGCTTGATCTTGAACAACCTACATAGTATATAAGGCCTGTCTTCTGGTTGAAGTGAAGTATccttaagaaaccttttaatctcAGGCCATTTGGGATTACACGTAAAGGTTATGAAGAAATCAGGATATCCAAACCATTTACATAGTGACATGGCATCCAAATAGCTTTGCAGCATATAGCGTGCACCACCGGTAAAGGATGAAGGTAATATGACACGTTGGCCAACATTCGAGATATCAGTTGTTCCTTGAGCTTTTTGGTTACGTATATTTTCATAAGAATTACATCTAAGAACAAGTTGTTGCCTACGTATGTTGTACATTCTCTCCGTTTCCATCATAGTATAGGCATCTAAcagaaattgttgaaacaacCTTCTTGAATTAAGTATGAGAGAGAACGAATGATCTCTGTCTTGAATCCTATAACTGAAATATTCTCTCATTGTACATTTCGCACGCGTGCTGTCGGTCGTATATGACACACCTCTATGAAGAATGTCTACACTGTAACCATCATCCCCATATGGAAATAGCAATGGATATTGGAGAGGAAGGTACGAAGGATGCAATTCACTGATACGTTGTAGACAACCATTTTTTGTTTGAATGACAATATCCCTCTTTTCGATTGAATCCGAAATATCACCAATTATTAAAGCAGCAACCTCAGAAGCAGTCGGTAGGTTATATGTTCTTCCATCTTGCTCCCTTCTCTCGATAAGTCGTAATTTCATATCAACTTCTGGATTTTTCGGAAAAGTATCTCTTACCATCCTATAAGATCTAACCAAGACATTATTTGAATCCAACATCACCTTAATATCTTCAATAATATCACTATCAATTGATGTTGATTGATCCTTTTCAccactaaaataaataaatgtatacataatattagtaatatatatatatatatatatatatatatatatatatatatatatatatatataataaattatgaaaaagaagtttgaaaaaATACCGAAAACATCTTTGTCTATTTGTAATTTCGTTCTCAGTGTCATAAATGTATAACTGAGAGAATTTTGGTTCTGATCATTTTGCTGGTAAAAGACTTCCAATACTATGATAATTTTGACCACCAAATCTGAAAATGTATGGAGTGTTTCCTCTATTGATTGAAGAATCAACTTTACCACCCATCGACGTAAAAGAAAACATAGAATTGTA
The genomic region above belongs to Lactuca sativa cultivar Salinas chromosome 4, Lsat_Salinas_v11, whole genome shotgun sequence and contains:
- the LOC111886193 gene encoding uncharacterized protein LOC111886193, with translation MTTSSSSIKLNPGCHKLKTKARHLSPIPLIDLTEDVENIHQVNRENLILGISNEYLDHGDQDVVCQTCRAKLWRNESIRGKEKGNTDYSLCCAYGKVQLPDLKNAPLTYERIGEKDQSTSIDSDIIEDIKVMLDSNNVLVRSYRMVRDTFPKNPEVDMKLRLIERREQDGRTYNLPTASEVAALIIGDISDSIEKRDIVIQTKNGCLQRISELHPSYLPLQYPLLFPYGDDGYSVDILHRGVSYTTDSTRAKCTMREYFSYRIQDRDHSFSLILNSRRLFQQFLLDAYTMMETERMYNIRRQQLVLRCNSYENIRNQKAQGTTDISNVGQRVILPSSFTGGARYMLQSYLDAMSLCKWFGYPDFFITFTCNPKWPEIKRFLKDTSLQPEDRPYILCRLFKIKLDAFIKDLREKQIFGKVQAYVYTIEFQKRGLPHSHICLFMHSDNKLPTVELIDPIISAEIPDRIEDLELYSLVNEFMIHGPCGAENINCPCMVDKKCSKNFPKQFSNHSFVDQNGFPLYRRRNDGHFVEKSRGSSIKYLFKYINKGPDRATVAVVPTTNECENNDAVDEIAQYYDYILLLSDYLFIFLINSSEDDDIDEVLDKPFVAASKFTAWMECNSIDSEARKLTYVEFPTKCVWILNGRFWKRRKVGKAIGRIHSVSPKLGEAYFLRILLNKVKGPTSFDDIRTVNGQTHSSFRDACYALGLLDDDKEYIDAIKEASHSGSGFYLRFLFATLLMCNNMPKPEVVWENTWEYLTDGILYSQRQRFKSAELSLGVDELKNLTLFEIQQILLQNNSTLKNFKNMSYPDVESVSSSNNRLITEELDYDVPVIKNDYDRMFLALTNEQRNIFLNIMSAIQENKGCVFFVYGYGGTGKTFLSKTISATIRSEGNIVLNVASSGIASLLLPGGRTTHSRFIIPFELTEDSFCDINPDGELASLIIKTSLIIWDEAPMVHKHAFEALDRTLKDLLRCVNSTISNIPFGGKVIVFGGDFRQILPVVSGGNRQNIINASLSSSYLWQHCKVHRLTKNMRLTIGRDQSDIGKIRDFANWLLDIGEGKLSGPNDGETIIDIPDDILINDSHDPIGSLIEFVYPSILENYSDINYFQERAILALKNEVVQEINDRLLKKFPGDEIEYLSSYSICESEYLHDQFDSNLYSPDVLNGLKVSGLPNHKLVLKIGVPVMLLRNIDQKNGLCNGTRLQVLSLGKRVIEARIITGTNIGNQTFIPRMSLTPSEKKIPFKFTRRQFHLAVCFAMTINKSQGQSLSKASLDSDVDDEIICDDSSDSCISDSEVISRTTLVPIKPKFHNPSSGKTSKSSSDSRVKPWLNMKDIVNPKREAKNALNKEIRSRQDSKFIKRSEKKVSRTTSPTTRNQNTFLHAKILKRSSNLLSLVTPNKFVSPNLKKVTVENHLVKTDYSQTFSSIFIAKSDDTIFKPQKFPKSNVPSIAASMERVGKYIVVKKYSKSSKQNIELKVKRVENVSVTLSTQ